A portion of the Tenacibaculum todarodis genome contains these proteins:
- the acs gene encoding acetate--CoA ligase — protein MSNYHIKHLEEYYQVYRKSVREPENFWEEIAGEHFLWRKKWDKVLEWDFTKPEVKWFQGAKLNITENCIDRHLATRGDQTAILFEPNDPKEGAEHITYRQLYHRVNKFANVLKEQGVKKGDRVCIYVPMIPELAISVLACARIGAIHSVVFAGFSATALATRINDSDCKMVITSDGSYRGAKTIDLKGIVDEALENTPGVETVLVAKRINSDIKMKEGRDKWLQPFLDKASDQCKAEIMDAEDPLFILYTSGSTGKPKGMVHTIAGYMVYTAYTFKNAFQYKENDVYWCTADIGWITGHSYIVYGPLANGATSVMFEGVPSYPDFGRFWDIVEKHKVSQFYTAPTAIRALAKQGVELVEKYDLSSLKVLGSVGEPINEEAWHWYNDNVGKGKSPIIDSWWQTETGGIMITPIPYVTPTKPTYATLPFIGIQPCLMDENGEELKGNQVEGRLCIKFPWPSIARTIWGNHQRYKDTYFSTYENKYFTGDGSLRDEVGYYRITGRVDDVIIVSGHNLGTAPIEDAINEHPAVSESAIVGFPHDVKGSALYGYITLKDVGESRNHDNLRKEINQLISDRIGPIAKLNKIQFTDGLPKTRSGKIMRRILRKIAEKETSNLGDISTLLNPEVVQNIMDNAL, from the coding sequence ATGAGTAATTACCACATTAAACACCTAGAAGAATATTATCAAGTTTATAGAAAATCTGTTAGAGAGCCAGAAAATTTTTGGGAAGAAATTGCTGGAGAACATTTTTTATGGCGAAAAAAATGGGATAAAGTTTTGGAATGGGATTTTACCAAACCAGAAGTAAAATGGTTTCAAGGAGCAAAGTTAAATATTACAGAAAATTGTATAGATAGACATTTGGCAACTCGTGGAGATCAAACAGCAATTTTATTTGAGCCAAATGACCCAAAAGAAGGAGCTGAACATATTACGTACAGGCAACTGTATCATCGTGTAAATAAATTTGCAAATGTTTTAAAAGAACAAGGCGTAAAAAAAGGAGATCGTGTCTGTATTTATGTGCCAATGATTCCAGAACTAGCTATTTCGGTTTTAGCATGTGCAAGAATTGGAGCTATACATTCTGTAGTTTTTGCAGGATTTTCTGCAACAGCCTTAGCAACTAGAATAAACGATAGTGATTGTAAAATGGTAATTACTAGTGATGGTTCTTATCGTGGAGCAAAAACAATTGATTTAAAAGGAATTGTAGATGAGGCTTTAGAAAATACGCCAGGAGTTGAAACTGTTTTAGTAGCAAAGCGAATTAATTCAGATATAAAAATGAAAGAAGGTCGTGATAAATGGTTACAACCTTTTTTAGATAAAGCTTCCGATCAATGTAAGGCAGAAATTATGGATGCCGAAGATCCATTATTCATTTTATACACTTCTGGTTCTACTGGAAAACCAAAAGGTATGGTACACACAATAGCTGGTTATATGGTGTACACAGCTTATACGTTTAAAAATGCATTTCAATATAAAGAAAACGATGTGTATTGGTGTACAGCAGATATTGGCTGGATTACTGGGCACAGTTACATTGTTTACGGTCCGTTAGCAAATGGGGCAACAAGTGTTATGTTTGAAGGTGTACCAAGTTATCCAGATTTTGGACGTTTCTGGGACATTGTAGAAAAACATAAAGTGAGTCAGTTTTACACAGCACCAACAGCAATTAGAGCTTTAGCAAAACAAGGTGTAGAATTAGTAGAAAAGTATGATTTATCTTCCCTAAAAGTTTTAGGAAGTGTAGGTGAACCAATTAATGAAGAAGCTTGGCATTGGTATAATGATAATGTAGGAAAAGGAAAAAGCCCAATTATAGATTCTTGGTGGCAAACAGAAACTGGCGGAATTATGATAACTCCAATTCCGTATGTAACACCAACAAAACCAACGTATGCAACCTTACCTTTTATAGGAATTCAACCTTGTTTAATGGATGAAAATGGAGAAGAATTAAAAGGGAATCAAGTTGAAGGTCGTTTGTGTATTAAATTTCCTTGGCCAAGTATTGCACGAACCATTTGGGGGAATCACCAACGTTATAAAGATACCTATTTCTCAACTTATGAAAACAAATATTTTACAGGAGATGGATCTTTAAGAGATGAGGTTGGTTACTACAGAATAACTGGTAGAGTAGATGATGTAATTATAGTTTCTGGACATAACTTAGGAACAGCTCCAATTGAAGATGCAATTAATGAACATCCAGCAGTTTCCGAAAGTGCCATTGTAGGTTTTCCGCATGACGTAAAAGGAAGTGCATTGTATGGTTATATTACGTTAAAAGACGTTGGTGAAAGTAGAAACCATGATAATCTTAGAAAAGAGATAAATCAATTAATTTCCGATAGAATTGGGCCAATAGCAAAACTAAATAAAATTCAATTTACGGATGGTTTACCAAAAACACGAAGTGGAAAAATTATGCGCCGTATTTTACGTAAAATAGCCGAAAAAGAAACCAGTAATTTAGGAGATATTAGTACACTTTTAAACCCAGAAGTAGTTCAAAATATTATGGATAACGCATTGTAA
- a CDS encoding response regulator transcription factor produces the protein MKKKILIVDDEPNIVMSLEYTFKKQDFEVFIARDGSEALEILKHQIPNVVLLDIMMPNVDGYQTLTHIKNTASLKDTKVVFLTAKNKASDIEKGLKLGADKYLTKPFSVKKIVSEILELVT, from the coding sequence ATGAAGAAGAAAATTTTAATTGTTGACGACGAACCAAATATTGTAATGTCGTTAGAATATACCTTCAAAAAACAAGATTTTGAAGTGTTTATTGCAAGAGATGGAAGTGAAGCTTTAGAGATATTAAAACATCAGATTCCTAACGTTGTTTTGTTAGATATTATGATGCCAAATGTAGACGGTTATCAAACTTTGACACACATTAAAAATACGGCTAGTTTAAAAGATACCAAGGTGGTGTTTTTAACAGCAAAAAATAAAGCTTCAGATATTGAAAAAGGTTTAAAACTTGGAGCAGATAAGTATTTAACAAAACCTTTTTCAGTAAAAAAAATAGTTTCAGAAATACTGGAACTAGTAACTTAG
- a CDS encoding sensor histidine kinase, which translates to MNNYTLITIIIIYLAVLFYIAFLGEKKSQSKWVNNPYVYSLSLAVYCSAWTYYGSVGIAANSGISFLPIYLGPVIAAPLWIVVLRKIIRISKQHKISSIADFISLRYGNNRFLGALVTIVCLFGTLPYISLQLKAVSETFEIMSDDSGSITTVGLSDSTFYVALLLAVFAAFFGTQRTDASEKHKGIIASVAFESVLKLVFFLIIGVYVTFYLFDGTSDIYNQMSVTPNFKELTTISSLEDGFNWLFLISLSFMAIFLLPRQFQVSVLENNREKHLKKAIWLFPLYLLLFNLFVVFIAWAGKLTFGNTKNAEYFSLFLPLENGNTFLASLVFLGGFSAVISMVIVSTLALSTMVSNNLIIPYGFLDKFIKNQPERNSKYIKNIRRISIFTIIITAYFFYVIFSKELSLYSIGLISFVIISQLAPSFFVGLYWNRGSSKAAIIGILVGFFIALYTLVLPFTLQAYTGTDDFTQNGLLNISALKPYALFGVDFLSPPAHAFFWSITFNVMCYLVFSLVAKGNYRERNYAEMFVDTKNFTTLQDSALVWKGEAYVADIKNVLIRFLGEKRATRALNIFFTKYSLPKDTQLADARLINFSEKLLTGSIGSASAKILIASVVKEEQISLVEVLKILEESKENIISNKVLLEKSNELTQLSSKLKDANEELISKDRQKDEFLDTVAHELKTPITGIRAATELLMDEDDEMPKEIKAQFLKNILQDSDRLGRLIHNILDFEKLETGRLHLDFQYQDIQKTITKAISSISQIAAKKEVQIINKNRHSFNTNYDEDRILQVLTNLLSNAIKFCASKTGKITVDYKLGNELIEVSVADNGKGIPEEDHDFIFDKFYQSKDQNTRKPQGSGLGLAITKQIVEKHNGNIWAKKGVKNGATLVFTIPFK; encoded by the coding sequence ATGAATAATTATACATTAATTACTATAATTATTATCTACTTAGCAGTGCTTTTTTATATTGCTTTTCTAGGTGAAAAAAAGAGTCAAAGTAAGTGGGTTAATAATCCGTATGTATATAGTTTGTCTTTAGCGGTATATTGTTCTGCCTGGACGTATTATGGAAGTGTTGGTATTGCCGCAAATTCAGGAATTAGTTTTCTGCCAATTTATTTAGGACCAGTTATTGCAGCTCCTTTATGGATTGTTGTTCTTCGAAAAATTATTAGAATTTCCAAACAACATAAAATTTCTTCTATTGCAGATTTTATATCACTTCGTTATGGGAATAACAGGTTTTTAGGCGCATTAGTAACCATTGTTTGTTTATTTGGAACTTTACCTTACATTTCATTACAGCTAAAAGCAGTTTCTGAAACTTTTGAAATTATGTCTGATGATTCAGGATCAATTACAACAGTAGGACTTAGCGACTCAACATTTTATGTAGCATTATTACTAGCTGTCTTTGCTGCTTTTTTTGGAACTCAAAGAACAGATGCTTCCGAAAAACATAAAGGTATTATTGCTTCTGTGGCATTTGAATCTGTTTTAAAACTTGTTTTCTTTTTAATTATTGGTGTTTATGTAACCTTTTATTTATTTGATGGAACTTCAGATATTTACAATCAAATGTCTGTTACTCCAAATTTTAAAGAGTTAACAACAATAAGTAGTTTAGAAGATGGCTTTAATTGGTTGTTTTTAATTTCTTTATCCTTTATGGCTATTTTTTTACTACCAAGACAATTTCAAGTTTCAGTTTTAGAAAATAATAGAGAAAAACATTTAAAAAAGGCAATTTGGCTATTCCCCTTGTATTTATTATTATTCAATCTTTTTGTAGTTTTTATAGCTTGGGCAGGAAAACTAACTTTTGGTAATACTAAAAATGCAGAATATTTTTCTTTGTTTCTTCCGCTTGAAAACGGAAACACTTTTTTGGCATCACTTGTTTTTTTAGGTGGTTTTTCAGCAGTAATTTCAATGGTTATTGTTTCTACTTTAGCCTTATCTACAATGGTGAGTAATAACTTAATTATTCCATATGGTTTTTTAGATAAGTTTATAAAAAATCAACCAGAACGTAATTCTAAATACATTAAAAATATTCGTCGAATATCCATTTTTACGATTATAATTACGGCATATTTCTTTTATGTAATTTTTTCAAAAGAACTTTCATTATATTCAATTGGTTTAATTTCATTTGTTATTATATCTCAATTAGCACCTTCTTTTTTTGTTGGTTTATATTGGAATAGAGGATCTTCAAAAGCAGCAATTATTGGTATTCTTGTTGGTTTTTTTATTGCATTATACACATTGGTTTTACCTTTTACCTTACAAGCTTATACAGGTACGGATGATTTTACACAAAATGGTCTTCTTAATATTTCTGCATTAAAACCTTATGCATTATTTGGAGTCGATTTCTTAAGTCCGCCAGCACACGCCTTTTTTTGGAGTATTACCTTTAATGTTATGTGTTACTTGGTGTTTTCATTAGTGGCGAAAGGAAATTATAGAGAACGTAATTATGCTGAAATGTTTGTAGATACAAAAAACTTTACAACACTTCAAGACAGTGCTTTGGTTTGGAAAGGAGAAGCTTATGTTGCAGATATTAAAAATGTACTCATTCGTTTTTTAGGCGAAAAAAGAGCAACTAGAGCATTAAATATTTTCTTTACCAAATATAGTTTACCAAAAGATACCCAATTGGCAGATGCAAGGTTAATTAATTTTTCTGAAAAACTTTTAACAGGAAGTATAGGTTCTGCATCCGCAAAAATATTAATTGCAAGTGTGGTAAAGGAAGAGCAGATTAGTTTAGTTGAGGTGTTAAAAATTTTAGAAGAGTCTAAAGAAAATATTATTAGTAATAAAGTGTTGTTAGAGAAGTCCAATGAGCTAACTCAGCTTTCTTCTAAACTTAAAGACGCTAATGAAGAGTTAATTTCTAAAGACAGGCAAAAAGATGAATTTTTAGACACTGTTGCACATGAGTTAAAAACACCAATTACAGGTATTCGTGCAGCAACCGAACTTTTAATGGATGAAGATGATGAAATGCCAAAAGAAATTAAGGCCCAATTTTTAAAAAATATATTGCAAGATTCTGATCGTTTAGGGCGATTAATTCATAATATTTTAGATTTTGAAAAATTAGAAACAGGTCGTTTACATTTAGATTTTCAATATCAAGATATTCAAAAAACCATAACAAAAGCCATTAGTAGTATTTCTCAAATTGCTGCAAAAAAAGAGGTTCAAATAATAAATAAAAATCGACATAGTTTTAACACTAATTATGATGAAGATAGAATTCTTCAGGTTTTAACCAATTTATTGTCTAATGCTATTAAATTTTGTGCTTCTAAAACAGGAAAAATAACTGTAGATTATAAATTAGGAAATGAATTAATTGAAGTTTCAGTAGCTGATAATGGTAAAGGGATTCCGGAAGAAGATCATGATTTTATTTTTGATAAATTTTACCAATCAAAAGATCAAAATACAAGAAAACCACAAGGTAGCGGATTAGGTTTGGCGATAACCAAACAAATAGTAGAAAAGCACAATGGAAATATTTGGGCAAAAAAAGGCGTAAAAAATGGAGCAACGCTTGTTTTTACCATACCTTTTAAGTAA
- a CDS encoding sodium:solute symporter family protein has protein sequence MSVQTWTWILVGVTFALYFGIAIWARAGSTKEFYVAGGGVSPLANGMATAADWMSAASFISMAGIISFSGYDGSVYLMGWTGGYVLLALLLAPYLRKFGKFTVPDFIGDRYYSNTARTVAVICALIVSFTYVAGQMRGVGIVFSQFLQVPIYWGVIIGMAVVLTFALLGGMKGITYTQVAQYCVLIFAFMVPAFFISMQMTGNIIPQIGMGGTVEGGEFLLDKLDKLHVELGFSEYTSGKKSTWDVFAITLALMTGTAGLPHVIVRFFTVPKVKDARKSAGYALLLIAILYTTAPAIAVFSRTNLIETVSNTSYSEIPEWFKNWEDTGLIAWADKNGDGKIQYVAGSALEGKKPVYTDARGVSGERMVSNASEAKNELYVDRDIMVLANPEIANLPNWVIALVAAGGLAAALSTAAGLLLVISTSISHDLIKKQLKPNISDKGELTAARVSIFVAILIAGYFGINPPGFVAAVVALAFGLAAASFFPAIILGIFDKRMNSQGAISGMVVGIVLMLFYMMKFKLNMFGGGTSEDWWFKTSPEGFGTICMLVNVVISLVVSRMTPAPPQEVQDMVESIRIPSGAGEASDH, from the coding sequence ATGAGTGTACAAACGTGGACTTGGATATTAGTAGGGGTTACTTTTGCCCTATATTTCGGAATAGCAATTTGGGCTAGAGCAGGCTCAACAAAAGAATTTTATGTTGCAGGTGGAGGTGTTTCTCCGTTGGCAAATGGTATGGCAACTGCAGCAGATTGGATGAGTGCTGCCTCTTTTATAAGTATGGCAGGAATTATTTCCTTTTCAGGATATGATGGCTCAGTTTATTTAATGGGTTGGACTGGTGGATATGTACTTTTAGCATTATTACTAGCCCCCTATTTACGTAAGTTTGGTAAGTTTACAGTGCCAGATTTTATTGGAGATCGTTATTATTCTAACACTGCAAGAACAGTTGCTGTAATTTGTGCATTAATAGTGTCATTTACCTATGTTGCTGGTCAAATGCGTGGTGTAGGAATTGTGTTTTCTCAATTTTTACAAGTACCTATTTATTGGGGAGTTATTATTGGAATGGCAGTAGTATTAACCTTTGCTCTTTTAGGTGGAATGAAAGGTATTACATATACGCAAGTAGCACAGTATTGTGTTTTAATCTTTGCTTTTATGGTACCAGCATTTTTCATCTCAATGCAAATGACAGGTAATATTATTCCTCAAATAGGAATGGGAGGAACCGTTGAAGGCGGAGAATTCTTACTCGATAAATTAGATAAATTACATGTAGAATTAGGTTTTAGTGAATATACAAGTGGTAAAAAATCAACTTGGGATGTTTTTGCTATTACCTTAGCATTAATGACCGGTACAGCTGGTTTACCTCACGTAATTGTGCGTTTCTTTACAGTACCAAAAGTAAAAGATGCACGTAAATCTGCGGGTTATGCATTGTTATTAATTGCAATTTTATATACAACAGCACCTGCAATTGCAGTATTCTCTAGAACAAATTTAATTGAAACAGTAAGTAATACATCGTATTCTGAGATTCCTGAATGGTTTAAAAACTGGGAAGATACAGGGTTAATTGCTTGGGCAGATAAAAATGGTGATGGAAAAATTCAATATGTAGCTGGAAGTGCTTTAGAAGGTAAAAAACCTGTTTACACAGATGCTAGAGGCGTAAGTGGAGAACGTATGGTTTCTAATGCAAGTGAAGCAAAAAATGAGTTATATGTAGATAGAGATATCATGGTATTAGCAAATCCAGAGATAGCTAATTTACCAAATTGGGTAATTGCATTAGTAGCAGCAGGTGGTTTAGCAGCAGCTTTATCAACAGCAGCTGGATTATTATTGGTGATTTCTACATCAATTTCTCATGATTTAATTAAAAAACAATTAAAACCAAATATTTCAGATAAAGGAGAATTAACAGCAGCTAGAGTTTCTATTTTTGTAGCAATTTTAATTGCGGGGTATTTTGGTATCAATCCACCCGGATTTGTCGCCGCCGTCGTTGCGCTCGCTTTTGGTTTAGCAGCAGCTTCCTTTTTTCCAGCTATTATTTTAGGAATTTTTGATAAGAGAATGAATAGTCAAGGTGCCATTTCAGGAATGGTTGTAGGTATTGTATTAATGTTATTTTATATGATGAAATTTAAATTAAACATGTTTGGTGGAGGTACAAGTGAAGATTGGTGGTTTAAAACATCTCCAGAAGGATTTGGTACAATCTGTATGCTGGTAAACGTTGTAATTTCATTAGTTGTTTCAAGAATGACACCAGCTCCGCCACAAGAGGTTCAAGATATGGTAGAAAGTATAAGAATACCTTCTGGAGCAGGTGAAGCTTCTGACCATTAG
- a CDS encoding DUF4212 domain-containing protein yields the protein MSNKQQHASAYWKENIKYLVILLLVWFVVSFGCGILFREELDTIRLGGFKLGFWFAQQGSIYVFVILIFVYVRLMNKLDKKYGYDE from the coding sequence ATGAGTAATAAACAACAACACGCATCAGCATACTGGAAAGAAAATATTAAATACTTAGTAATACTGCTTTTAGTATGGTTTGTAGTATCCTTTGGATGTGGAATCTTATTTAGAGAAGAGTTAGATACTATTAGACTTGGTGGTTTTAAACTAGGTTTTTGGTTTGCACAACAAGGTTCAATTTATGTATTCGTTATTTTAATATTCGTTTATGTTAGATTGATGAACAAACTAGATAAAAAATACGGTTACGACGAGTAA
- a CDS encoding transposase-like zinc-binding domain-containing protein, which yields MNVDLCPNCGSDHYIKSGIVNNRQRYKCKKCNYFFSVNKMGKKIDDYYVNKSLQLYLEGLTYREIERILGISHVSIMNWVKKYNIKRPYNTNYHPTYKILNAVELANYFSNSENIKGAGVVVTELGDKFMLIKWERFKD from the coding sequence ATGAATGTAGATTTATGTCCAAATTGTGGGTCAGACCATTATATTAAAAGCGGAATAGTCAATAATAGGCAGCGTTATAAATGTAAAAAATGTAATTATTTTTTTTCTGTAAATAAGATGGGGAAGAAGATAGATGATTATTACGTTAATAAATCTTTACAATTATATTTAGAAGGTTTAACATATCGAGAAATTGAACGCATTTTAGGGATTTCTCACGTAAGTATTATGAATTGGGTAAAAAAATACAACATAAAACGTCCTTATAATACTAATTATCACCCAACTTACAAAATTTTAAATGCTGTAGAGCTTGCGAATTATTTTTCTAATTCAGAAAATATAAAAGGCGCAGGTGTTGTTGTTACAGAGTTAGGAGATAAGTTTATGTTAATAAAATGGGAGCGTTTTAAAGATTAG
- the era gene encoding GTPase Era: MTHKAGFVNIIGNPNVGKSTLMNALVGEKLSIITSKAQTTRHRILGIVNDDDYQIIFSDTPGIIKPAYELQESMMDFVKSAFDDADVLIYMVEVGEKELKNEAFFNKIIHSEIPVILLLNKIDKSTQEEVEEKVTYWRNKVPNASTHVISALEKFNVESVFAKIKELLPEGPAFYPKDQLTDKPERFFVNEAIREKILQHYKKEIPYSVEVETEEFNEEESIIKIRSVIMVERDTQKGIIIGHKGSAIKRVGTEARKDLERFFGKKVFMELYVKVNKNWRSNERQLKRFGYKD, from the coding sequence ATGACACACAAAGCAGGTTTTGTAAACATAATCGGAAATCCTAATGTTGGTAAATCCACTCTAATGAATGCGTTAGTGGGTGAAAAACTATCAATTATAACTTCTAAGGCGCAAACAACTCGCCATAGAATTTTAGGAATTGTTAATGATGATGATTATCAAATTATATTTTCTGACACTCCAGGGATTATAAAACCAGCTTACGAATTGCAAGAATCTATGATGGATTTTGTAAAATCTGCCTTTGATGACGCAGATGTGTTAATTTATATGGTTGAAGTTGGTGAGAAAGAACTTAAAAACGAAGCTTTTTTCAATAAAATAATTCATAGTGAAATACCTGTTATTTTACTTTTGAATAAGATTGATAAATCTACTCAAGAAGAAGTTGAAGAAAAAGTTACATATTGGCGTAACAAAGTTCCCAATGCTTCTACTCACGTAATATCTGCTTTAGAAAAATTTAATGTAGAAAGTGTTTTTGCAAAAATTAAAGAATTATTACCAGAAGGCCCTGCTTTTTATCCAAAAGACCAACTTACCGATAAACCAGAACGTTTTTTTGTTAACGAAGCCATTAGAGAAAAAATACTACAACATTATAAGAAGGAAATTCCGTATTCGGTAGAAGTTGAAACCGAAGAATTTAACGAAGAAGAAAGTATTATTAAGATTCGTTCTGTAATTATGGTTGAGCGTGATACCCAAAAAGGTATTATTATTGGCCACAAAGGAAGCGCCATAAAACGTGTTGGTACAGAAGCCAGAAAAGATTTAGAACGTTTCTTCGGAAAAAAAGTTTTTATGGAATTGTACGTTAAAGTGAATAAAAACTGGCGATCTAATGAGCGTCAACTTAAACGTTTCGGTTACAAAGATTAA
- the der gene encoding ribosome biogenesis GTPase Der, whose amino-acid sequence MSIVAIVGRPNVGKSTLFNRLVQRREAIVDSVSGVTRDRHYGKSDWNGKEFSVIDTGGYIKGSDDIFEAEIRKQVELALDEADIIVFVVDVEQGITPMDNEVAKLLRKEKKPLFIAVNKVDNAMRDADAVEFYNLGLGEYFTISSINGSGTGELLDAIAKEIPEEEENVEEELPRFAVVGRPNAGKSSFINALIGKDRNIVTNIAGTTRDSIDTKYNRFGFDFNLVDTAGIRKKSKVKEDLEFYSVMRAVRAIEHCDVAVLVIDATREFEGQDEKIFWLAEKNKKGIVILVNKWDLIEKETNTMRDYEAKIRRQIAPFTDVPIIFISALTKQRLLKAIETAVEVFENRKRKIQTSKLNETMLEIIQNFPPPAIKGKFVKIKYCMQLPTHTPQFAFFANLPQYVRDPYRRYLENQMREIYDFNGVPIVIYFRQK is encoded by the coding sequence ATGAGTATTGTAGCCATTGTTGGAAGACCAAATGTTGGAAAATCCACTTTATTTAATAGATTAGTACAGCGCCGTGAAGCTATTGTAGACTCGGTTAGTGGTGTTACTAGAGATAGACATTACGGAAAATCTGACTGGAACGGAAAAGAATTTTCGGTTATTGACACTGGTGGTTACATTAAAGGTTCTGATGATATTTTTGAAGCTGAAATTAGAAAACAAGTAGAATTAGCTTTGGATGAAGCAGATATTATTGTTTTTGTAGTGGATGTTGAGCAAGGAATTACGCCAATGGATAATGAAGTTGCTAAACTCCTTAGAAAAGAAAAGAAACCATTATTTATTGCTGTTAACAAAGTTGACAATGCAATGCGAGATGCGGATGCAGTTGAGTTTTACAACCTTGGTTTAGGCGAATACTTTACAATTTCTTCAATAAACGGAAGTGGAACGGGAGAATTATTAGACGCTATTGCAAAAGAAATTCCTGAAGAGGAAGAAAATGTAGAAGAAGAATTACCAAGATTTGCCGTAGTTGGAAGACCAAATGCAGGAAAATCTTCGTTTATAAATGCTTTAATTGGAAAAGATAGAAACATTGTAACCAATATTGCAGGAACTACAAGAGATTCTATTGATACTAAATACAACCGTTTTGGATTTGATTTTAACTTGGTGGATACTGCCGGAATTAGAAAAAAATCTAAAGTAAAAGAAGATTTAGAATTCTATTCTGTAATGAGAGCTGTACGTGCAATTGAACATTGTGATGTTGCCGTTTTAGTTATTGATGCTACTCGTGAGTTTGAAGGGCAAGATGAAAAGATTTTTTGGTTGGCCGAAAAAAATAAAAAAGGTATTGTAATCTTAGTAAATAAGTGGGATTTAATTGAAAAAGAGACCAACACAATGCGAGATTATGAGGCAAAAATCCGTAGACAAATTGCGCCTTTTACAGACGTGCCAATTATCTTTATTTCTGCACTTACAAAACAACGTCTTTTAAAAGCTATAGAAACTGCTGTTGAAGTTTTTGAGAACAGAAAACGTAAAATACAAACTAGCAAGTTAAACGAAACTATGTTGGAAATTATTCAAAATTTTCCACCACCAGCAATAAAAGGGAAGTTTGTAAAAATAAAATACTGTATGCAGTTGCCAACTCATACTCCACAGTTTGCGTTTTTCGCAAATTTACCACAGTATGTTAGAGATCCGTATAGACGTTATTTAGAAAATCAAATGCGTGAAATTTACGATTTCAACGGTGTGCCAATTGTAATTTACTTTAGACAAAAATAA